Proteins co-encoded in one Cardiobacteriaceae bacterium TAE3-ERU3 genomic window:
- a CDS encoding glutamine amidotransferase: MKTALVIRHLHFEDLGIIAGVLHEQGYQVRYVEAGLCDFCALDPVADDLLIILGGPIGAYEEAAYPFLRDELGFIEQRLQANKAMLGVCLGAQLIARLLGAKVKSMGHKEIGFAPLQLNEEVQNNPLAGLADVPVLHWHGDQFAIPDGAAHLAASAACPNQAFSYGENVLALQFHLEADPHKLEQWLIGHACELAQAGIDLQRLRDDAQQYGAALTAAGEQVMMSWFAGI; this comes from the coding sequence ATGAAAACTGCACTCGTTATCCGCCATCTCCATTTTGAAGACCTCGGCATCATTGCTGGTGTCCTGCACGAACAAGGTTATCAAGTCCGTTATGTCGAAGCCGGGTTGTGTGATTTTTGTGCGCTAGATCCAGTTGCCGATGATTTGCTGATTATCCTTGGTGGGCCGATTGGCGCGTATGAAGAAGCAGCTTACCCATTTCTGCGTGATGAACTCGGTTTTATCGAGCAGCGCCTGCAAGCGAATAAAGCCATGCTTGGCGTGTGTCTTGGTGCGCAGTTGATTGCGCGGTTGCTCGGTGCAAAAGTAAAAAGTATGGGGCATAAGGAAATTGGATTTGCGCCTTTGCAACTGAATGAAGAAGTGCAGAATAATCCCTTGGCTGGATTGGCAGATGTACCAGTATTGCACTGGCACGGCGACCAATTTGCCATTCCCGATGGTGCCGCCCACCTTGCAGCCAGTGCTGCTTGCCCAAATCAGGCATTTAGCTATGGTGAGAATGTACTTGCACTGCAATTTCATCTCGAGGCTGACCCGCACAAGCTGGAGCAATGGCTCATCGGCCACGCCTGTGAACTCGCGCAAGCGGGTATTGACCTACAGCGATTACGCGACGATGCACAACAGTATGGCGCGGCGCTTACTGCAGCTGGTGAGCAAGTGATGATGAGCTGGTTTGCAGGTATATAA
- a CDS encoding YggS family pyridoxal phosphate-dependent enzyme, translating to MTERHYPKADSREALAANFADIQQRIDAACASAGRDPSSVRLLPVSKTVDAAIIREAYELGYHGFGENKVQEAWDKYNTMNDLPIQWSVIGHLQTNKIKYVARFASEFQALDSLRVAEKLDERLGAEGRTLDVLVQVNTSGEESKYGLAPADVHDFVQQLARYQNLNIKGLMTLALLSNNNEKVRDCFVLLRQLRDELRRDLPAGMSMDELSMGMSGDFEMAIAEGATIVRIGQAIFGVRDLPDSHYWPEQR from the coding sequence ATGACTGAGCGTCACTACCCAAAAGCTGATAGCCGTGAGGCACTTGCAGCCAATTTTGCCGACATTCAACAGCGCATCGATGCTGCCTGCGCCAGTGCAGGGCGTGATCCAAGCAGCGTGCGCCTGTTGCCGGTGAGCAAAACCGTCGATGCCGCCATCATTCGTGAGGCTTACGAACTCGGCTACCACGGCTTTGGTGAAAACAAAGTGCAGGAAGCATGGGATAAATACAACACCATGAATGATTTGCCGATTCAGTGGTCAGTAATCGGGCACCTGCAAACCAATAAAATCAAATACGTCGCGCGCTTTGCCAGCGAATTTCAGGCGCTCGACAGCCTGCGCGTCGCGGAGAAACTCGACGAACGCTTAGGCGCAGAAGGGCGGACGCTTGACGTGCTGGTTCAAGTCAACACCTCTGGCGAAGAAAGCAAATACGGCCTCGCACCTGCTGATGTACACGATTTTGTGCAACAACTCGCACGATATCAAAACCTCAATATCAAAGGATTGATGACGCTGGCGCTACTGTCGAATAACAATGAAAAAGTACGCGATTGCTTTGTCCTGCTGCGCCAATTGCGCGATGAATTGCGCCGTGATTTACCCGCAGGTATGAGCATGGATGAACTATCGATGGGCATGTCTGGTGATTTTGAAATGGCGATTGCCGAGGGCGCAACCATCGTCCGTATTGGGCAAGCAATCTTCGGTGTGCGCGATTTACCGGACAGCCACTATTGGCCGGAACAAAGGTGA